A genomic segment from Sulfitobacter mediterraneus encodes:
- a CDS encoding LysR family transcriptional regulator, with protein sequence MLKKGISLRGIEVFEALAQTGSVAQAAAITGLSQPAVSQQMRNLETAVGAELIDHGRRPMRLTPAGRLFLRRTEAALSELRLAQSEVTVMDLAHLGELNLGIIDDFDDDLTPRLATILADSLTGCRFRMTTAGSNELAQAIRDKSLHMAIAARTSEKVPGVIEYPLARDPFIIVTPAGSRAQAQQLLEGEGDIPFLHYATGQLIETQISSFLQGQDLELSARFEIGSHLALMAMVARGIGWAITTPLGYMRATRFHEGMRVMALPIPEAARQISLFAGSEWSGPVPRDIARTMQQLMEAHMIGPATARRPWLADKFHLIGETAG encoded by the coding sequence ATGTTGAAAAAAGGCATCTCACTGCGCGGCATCGAAGTGTTCGAGGCCCTCGCCCAGACCGGATCTGTGGCCCAAGCTGCAGCCATCACCGGGCTCAGCCAACCCGCAGTGAGCCAGCAAATGCGCAATCTTGAAACGGCCGTTGGTGCCGAGTTGATAGATCACGGTCGCCGTCCCATGCGTCTCACCCCGGCAGGCCGCCTCTTCCTGCGCCGCACCGAGGCTGCTCTTTCCGAGTTGCGGCTTGCACAAAGCGAAGTCACCGTGATGGATCTGGCACATCTGGGCGAATTGAATCTCGGTATCATTGACGATTTCGACGACGATCTGACGCCAAGGCTGGCCACCATATTGGCCGACAGCCTGACCGGTTGCCGGTTTCGCATGACCACCGCAGGCAGCAACGAACTGGCCCAGGCGATCCGCGACAAGAGCCTGCACATGGCGATCGCGGCCCGCACCAGTGAAAAGGTTCCCGGCGTGATCGAATATCCGCTGGCCCGCGATCCCTTCATCATTGTCACCCCTGCGGGCAGCCGCGCACAGGCGCAACAATTGCTTGAGGGGGAAGGAGATATTCCCTTTTTGCATTATGCCACGGGTCAGTTGATCGAAACCCAGATCAGCAGTTTTCTCCAAGGTCAGGATCTGGAACTCTCGGCCCGCTTTGAGATTGGCAGCCATCTGGCGCTTATGGCCATGGTGGCACGCGGAATCGGCTGGGCGATCACCACGCCGCTGGGTTATATGCGGGCCACCCGGTTCCACGAGGGCATGCGGGTGATGGCCCTGCCGATCCCGGAGGCGGCGCGGCAAATTTCGCTTTTTGCCGGATCGGAATGGTCCGGACCGGTGCCGCGTGATATTGCCCGCACGATGCAACAGCTGATGGAGGCCCATATGATCGGCCCCGCCACCGCCCGCCGTCCCTGGCTTGCAGATAAGTTCCATCTGATCGGAGAGACAGCCGGATGA
- a CDS encoding NAD-dependent deacylase, with the protein MTQPNAKIVILTGAGISAESGIETFRAEDGLWAQHRVEDVATPEGFARDPDLVVQFYNARRAQAAEVHPNAAHKALARLEAEHPGEVIVITQNVDDLHERGGSQVVHHMHGHLKGALCAVCDHRWPAPMVMAAGDPCPACNAPAARPDIVWFGEMPYEMDLLFDHLTQADIFAAIGTSGNVYPAAGFVAEARRAGAHTLEFNLERSAVGNQFAEHRLGPASETVTAWVDEILGQ; encoded by the coding sequence ATGACGCAGCCAAATGCCAAGATTGTCATATTGACCGGTGCGGGTATTTCCGCCGAAAGCGGGATCGAAACGTTTCGGGCCGAAGATGGCCTCTGGGCGCAGCACCGGGTTGAGGATGTCGCCACCCCGGAAGGTTTTGCCCGCGATCCGGATCTGGTTGTGCAATTCTACAACGCCCGCCGCGCACAAGCAGCCGAGGTTCACCCCAATGCCGCCCACAAGGCACTGGCCCGGCTCGAAGCGGAGCACCCCGGCGAAGTGATTGTGATCACCCAGAATGTCGATGACCTGCACGAACGGGGCGGCTCGCAGGTCGTACATCATATGCACGGGCATCTGAAAGGCGCACTATGTGCGGTTTGCGATCACAGGTGGCCCGCACCCATGGTCATGGCTGCCGGTGACCCATGCCCCGCCTGCAACGCGCCTGCAGCACGCCCTGACATCGTTTGGTTTGGCGAAATGCCCTATGAGATGGATCTGCTGTTTGACCACCTGACGCAGGCAGACATCTTTGCCGCAATTGGCACATCGGGCAACGTATATCCAGCGGCTGGATTTGTCGCGGAGGCGCGCCGCGCTGGCGCCCACACGCTTGAGTTCAATCTGGAACGCTCGGCTGTGGGAAACCAGTTTGCGGAGCATCGGCTGGGGCCGGCCTCGGAAACGGTCACGGCCTGGGTGGATGAAATCTTGGGTCAGTGA
- a CDS encoding copper chaperone PCu(A)C, translating to MTYTRFFSAASAAFFMLAAPVFAGDIMVKDPYARSSTPSSPTGAAFMILMNNSDQDDRLIAASSDVAGRVELHTHIEDENGVMKMTEIEGGIAVPAGEMHALKRGGDHVMFMGLSAPLEQDTEITVTLTFEKAGDIDVKIPVDHTRKPKHGAMSH from the coding sequence ATGACATATACACGATTCTTTTCAGCAGCTTCTGCTGCGTTCTTCATGTTGGCCGCCCCTGTTTTTGCAGGGGATATCATGGTCAAAGACCCCTATGCCCGCAGTTCTACGCCATCCTCGCCGACGGGCGCTGCGTTTATGATACTGATGAACAATTCTGATCAGGATGATCGCCTGATCGCGGCCAGTTCCGACGTGGCGGGCCGGGTTGAACTGCACACGCATATCGAAGACGAGAACGGCGTGATGAAGATGACCGAGATCGAAGGCGGCATCGCGGTGCCAGCGGGCGAAATGCATGCGCTCAAACGGGGCGGCGATCATGTGATGTTCATGGGGCTGTCAGCGCCGCTTGAGCAGGACACAGAGATCACCGTTACCCTGACCTTTGAAAAAGCCGGTGACATCGACGTGAAGATCCCTGTGGATCACACGCGCAAACCAAAACATGGGGCGATGAGCCACTGA
- the rpmB gene encoding 50S ribosomal protein L28 produces MSRVCELTGKGPMTGNNVSHANNKTRRRFLPNLNDTTLQSESLGRSFKLRISAAALRSVDHRGGLDKFLAKAKDTELSANALKIKKAIAKSSATAEALS; encoded by the coding sequence ATGTCGCGCGTTTGCGAATTGACCGGAAAAGGCCCGATGACGGGCAACAACGTAAGCCACGCGAACAACAAGACGCGTCGCCGCTTTCTGCCGAACCTGAACGACACCACATTGCAGTCCGAATCGCTGGGCCGCTCGTTCAAACTGCGCATTTCTGCGGCTGCTCTGCGCAGCGTGGATCACCGTGGCGGTCTGGACAAGTTCCTGGCCAAGGCAAAAGACACCGAGCTGTCTGCCAACGCGCTGAAGATCAAAAAGGCAATCGCCAAATCCAGCGCAACAGCAGAAGCGCTTTCCTGA
- a CDS encoding CDP-alcohol phosphatidyltransferase family protein, whose translation MTIHMRALLVHLFTATGAVFAMLAMLAAVDGKWDLMFLWLVVAFFVDGIDGPLARRFDVKTNAPEFDGVLLDLIIDYLTYVFIPAFALFKSGLMDGWSGWAMIIIVTFASAMYFADTRMKTKDNSFSGFPGCWNMLVIVLFALQPVWWVSLIIVFALAITMFLPIKFVHPVRTERWRTVTLPMALAWTFFAGWAAWVDFHPESWAHWGLVITSVYLICAGAVQQLTEPK comes from the coding sequence ATGACCATACATATGCGCGCCCTTCTCGTTCATCTTTTCACTGCAACCGGTGCCGTTTTTGCCATGCTCGCGATGCTTGCCGCGGTCGACGGCAAATGGGACCTGATGTTTCTGTGGCTCGTTGTGGCATTCTTTGTTGACGGGATCGACGGCCCGCTGGCCCGCCGGTTTGATGTCAAAACCAATGCGCCCGAATTTGACGGTGTGTTGCTGGATTTGATCATCGACTATCTGACATATGTGTTCATCCCGGCCTTTGCGCTGTTTAAATCCGGCCTCATGGACGGGTGGAGCGGCTGGGCCATGATCATCATCGTCACCTTTGCATCTGCAATGTATTTTGCCGACACCCGGATGAAGACCAAGGACAATTCCTTTTCCGGCTTTCCCGGCTGTTGGAACATGCTGGTGATCGTGCTTTTCGCCCTGCAACCGGTGTGGTGGGTCAGCCTGATCATCGTGTTCGCACTGGCCATCACGATGTTCCTGCCAATCAAATTTGTTCACCCCGTGCGCACTGAACGCTGGCGCACAGTGACTTTGCCCATGGCGCTGGCCTGGACCTTTTTCGCCGGCTGGGCGGCTTGGGTCGATTTTCATCCCGAAAGCTGGGCCCATTGGGGTTTGGTCATCACTTCGGTCTATCTGATTTGCGCTGGCGCCGTGCAGCAGTTGACCGAGCCCAAATAG
- a CDS encoding MFS transporter has product MTDAPNSAAPLPQQDSYVSWGEFLRSGYSGPLALVCLAVWLHAADSLIVATMLPSMVADIGGAAFVSWTVSIYEIGSIVAGAGTALLTMRYGLRGPMSVAAALFGFGCLLSAISPTMGVVLIGRVMQGLGGGGMVAMAFVAVGVLFPRRYAARVLAVVSTFWGLSAFLGPLLGGLFVEYANWRWGFGFFAVQAMCLAIWIALQGSTGPLPQDGPLGRFPVVRLAVLCLAVVLISAGGIRVEPLRSTLLILAGLSCLGWFLWRDGQAGADRLLPNAPLDPRHATGATLLMILMLSIATIGILAYGPLLMTTIHGISALTAGYIVAASSIGWTLAAVTVSGAPERLDRLWIAAGMIMTTISIPGFAYAVPAGPIWLIAFFAALEGGGFGLAWTFILRRITALVPEHEIQRVSGAIPTVQRIGYALGAAYVGIIANAAGFLTMTGPDDAASVARILFLSCLPLALIGLGAMLGLVRKHPYDAAMTAEN; this is encoded by the coding sequence ATGACCGACGCCCCCAATTCCGCCGCCCCGTTGCCACAACAAGACAGCTATGTCTCTTGGGGTGAATTTCTGCGCAGTGGCTATTCCGGCCCCTTGGCCTTGGTCTGCCTCGCGGTTTGGTTACATGCCGCTGACAGCCTGATCGTGGCGACAATGCTGCCTTCCATGGTGGCAGATATTGGCGGCGCGGCCTTCGTCAGCTGGACCGTATCCATCTATGAAATCGGCTCGATCGTGGCCGGCGCAGGCACTGCACTTTTGACGATGCGCTACGGGCTGCGCGGCCCGATGAGTGTCGCAGCGGCCCTGTTTGGCTTTGGTTGTTTGCTCAGCGCCATCAGCCCCACCATGGGCGTTGTCCTGATCGGCCGGGTGATGCAGGGCCTTGGCGGCGGCGGCATGGTTGCGATGGCTTTTGTCGCGGTGGGCGTGCTGTTTCCGCGCCGCTATGCCGCTCGGGTATTGGCGGTGGTGTCGACGTTCTGGGGGCTTTCGGCCTTTCTGGGGCCCTTGCTGGGCGGGCTCTTCGTCGAATATGCCAATTGGCGCTGGGGCTTTGGCTTTTTCGCCGTGCAGGCCATGTGCCTCGCGATCTGGATCGCCCTGCAGGGCAGCACCGGCCCCCTTCCCCAAGACGGCCCACTGGGACGGTTCCCCGTTGTGCGGCTTGCGGTCCTCTGCCTTGCCGTTGTGCTGATCTCGGCCGGCGGTATCCGTGTGGAACCTCTGCGCTCCACCCTTCTGATCCTTGCGGGTCTGTCCTGTCTTGGCTGGTTCCTCTGGCGCGATGGGCAGGCGGGCGCAGACCGATTGCTCCCCAATGCCCCGCTTGACCCGAGGCACGCCACAGGCGCAACCCTGCTGATGATCCTGATGCTGTCGATCGCCACCATTGGCATCCTTGCCTATGGCCCCCTTCTGATGACCACGATCCATGGCATCTCTGCCCTGACCGCCGGATACATCGTCGCGGCCTCCTCCATCGGCTGGACCCTCGCCGCCGTGACGGTGAGCGGTGCACCCGAACGTCTTGATCGGCTATGGATCGCCGCAGGCATGATCATGACCACCATCAGCATCCCCGGCTTTGCCTATGCAGTGCCTGCTGGCCCGATCTGGTTGATCGCCTTCTTTGCAGCCCTGGAAGGTGGCGGTTTTGGCCTGGCCTGGACCTTCATCCTGCGCCGCATCACTGCATTGGTGCCGGAACACGAAATCCAGCGCGTGTCGGGTGCCATCCCCACAGTGCAGCGCATCGGCTATGCCCTTGGCGCGGCCTATGTAGGGATCATCGCCAATGCCGCGGGGTTCCTGACCATGACCGGACCCGACGACGCCGCCAGCGTGGCGCGTATATTGTTCCTGTCCTGCCTGCCGCTGGCGCTGATCGGGCTGGGGGCCATGCTGGGTCTGGTGCGCAAACATCCTTATGATGCGGCGATGACCGCCGAAAATTGA
- a CDS encoding methylated-DNA--[protein]-cysteine S-methyltransferase has protein sequence MKQRSVPTQFGNLTLTEEDGAITRLDWTRVGQQDRSSLLDRAAEQLTAYAAGDLEDFDLPLRVAGTDFQRDVCAAMSAIPFGYTRTYGEIAKALGVPAQAVGQACGGNPIPVIIPCHRVMGAKGLTGFSGRGGVETKVALLRHEGAAGLLI, from the coding sequence ATGAAACAGCGCAGCGTTCCCACACAATTTGGCAACCTGACCCTGACCGAAGAGGACGGGGCGATCACTCGTCTGGATTGGACCAGGGTCGGACAGCAGGACCGCTCATCCTTGCTTGATCGCGCGGCAGAGCAGCTGACGGCCTATGCAGCGGGTGATCTGGAAGATTTTGATTTGCCACTGCGGGTTGCGGGCACCGATTTTCAGCGCGATGTCTGTGCGGCGATGTCCGCAATCCCCTTTGGCTATACCCGCACCTACGGCGAGATTGCCAAGGCACTGGGCGTGCCGGCACAGGCGGTCGGGCAGGCCTGTGGTGGCAATCCGATCCCGGTGATCATACCGTGCCACCGCGTGATGGGGGCCAAAGGGCTGACCGGGTTTTCGGGGCGCGGCGGGGTCGAGACCAAGGTGGCGCTCTTGCGCCATGAGGGCGCGGCGGGTCTGTTGATCTGA
- the ileS gene encoding isoleucine--tRNA ligase, giving the protein MCADTPETHDYKSTLNLPKTDFPMRAGLPKREPAWLARWEEIGVYDRLREKAGRTPFTLHDGPPYANGHLHIGHALNKTIKDMIVRSHQMMGYDARYIPGWDCHGLPIEWKIEEQYRKKGRDKDQVPINEFRGECREFARGWVDVQREEFKRLGVQGNWAEPYLTMDFHAERVIAEEFMKFLMNGTLYQGSKPVMWSPVEQTALAEAEVEYHDKDSFTIWVKFDVVSDGDLSGAKVVIWTTTPWTMPSNKAVVYGAGISYGLYEVTATPEECWANVGDRYLLADNLAADVFGRARLEDGQWTRLRDVTNDELAGIALRHPLAGAEGSEGEWDDLRDFRAADFVTDTEGTGFVHCAPSHGLEEYELYRDLGMLADVITYNVNPDGRFRDDLPFFGGKAILKPNGKEGNANAAIIDKLVEVGGLLARGKIKHSYPHSWRSKAPVIYRNTPQWFAAIDKPVGDGLDMHGKTIRERALTEIDNVNWTPKSGRNRLHSMMEARPDWVLSRQRAWGVPLTCFTKKGVLPTDPDFLLRNADVNARIVEAFEAEGADCWYEDGAKERFLGNLVNPDDYDQVMDILDVWFDSGSTHAFTLRDREDGTEDGIADVYMEGTDQHRGWFHSSLLQSVGTTGRAPYRNVVTHGFTLDAKGMKMSKSIGNTIVPEKIVQQYGADILRLWVAQTDYTADQRIGDEILKGVADSYRRLRNTMRYMLGSLNDFTESDRVEPADMPELERWVLHRLAELDAQVRDGYAKFDFQGVFQAVFTFATVDLSAFYFDIRKDALYCDGDTLRRRSARTVLDILFHRLTTWLAPILVFTTEEIWLERFPGEGSSVHLTDIPETPQSWLDADLAAKWAQVRAARRVVTAALEVQRVEKVIGASLEAAPVVYVADADQREALESVSFEDVAITSAITVSGDDAPSDAFRLPETEGVAVVFAKAAGDKCERCWKVLPDVGSHSHGGVCGRCDTAVEETNAV; this is encoded by the coding sequence ATGTGCGCCGATACGCCCGAGACACACGACTATAAATCCACGCTGAACCTGCCCAAGACCGATTTTCCCATGCGGGCGGGATTGCCCAAGCGGGAGCCGGCCTGGCTGGCGCGCTGGGAAGAGATTGGCGTTTACGATCGCCTGCGCGAAAAAGCGGGGCGCACGCCTTTTACGCTGCATGACGGGCCGCCCTATGCCAACGGGCATCTGCATATCGGTCATGCGCTGAACAAAACGATCAAGGATATGATCGTGCGCAGCCATCAGATGATGGGCTATGATGCGCGGTATATTCCGGGGTGGGATTGTCATGGCTTGCCGATCGAGTGGAAGATCGAGGAGCAGTACCGCAAGAAGGGCCGCGACAAGGATCAGGTGCCGATCAACGAGTTTCGCGGGGAATGCCGCGAGTTTGCCCGTGGCTGGGTCGATGTGCAGCGCGAGGAATTCAAGCGGCTTGGTGTGCAGGGCAATTGGGCCGAACCTTATCTGACAATGGATTTCCATGCCGAACGGGTGATTGCCGAGGAATTCATGAAGTTCCTGATGAACGGCACGCTCTATCAGGGGTCGAAGCCGGTGATGTGGTCGCCGGTGGAGCAGACCGCCCTGGCCGAGGCCGAGGTGGAATATCACGACAAGGACAGCTTTACCATTTGGGTGAAGTTTGACGTGGTCTCGGATGGTGATCTGAGCGGTGCAAAGGTGGTGATCTGGACCACAACGCCATGGACCATGCCATCGAACAAGGCCGTGGTTTACGGCGCGGGTATTTCTTATGGCCTTTATGAAGTGACTGCGACGCCGGAGGAGTGCTGGGCCAATGTCGGGGACAGATACCTGCTCGCTGACAATCTGGCGGCCGATGTCTTTGGCCGGGCGCGGCTTGAGGATGGGCAGTGGACCCGCCTGCGCGATGTCACCAATGACGAGTTGGCGGGTATTGCGCTGCGCCATCCGCTGGCCGGGGCCGAAGGCAGCGAAGGCGAATGGGATGATCTGCGCGATTTCCGCGCGGCGGATTTTGTGACCGACACAGAAGGCACTGGTTTTGTGCATTGTGCGCCCTCGCATGGTCTTGAGGAATACGAGCTTTATCGCGATCTGGGCATGTTGGCCGATGTGATCACCTACAACGTCAATCCTGACGGGCGGTTCCGCGATGATCTGCCGTTCTTTGGCGGAAAGGCGATCCTCAAGCCCAATGGCAAAGAGGGCAATGCCAATGCCGCGATCATCGACAAACTGGTCGAGGTCGGCGGGCTGCTGGCGCGCGGCAAGATCAAGCACAGCTATCCGCATTCCTGGCGCTCCAAGGCGCCGGTGATCTATCGCAACACACCGCAGTGGTTTGCCGCCATCGACAAGCCGGTTGGCGATGGGCTGGACATGCATGGCAAGACCATCCGCGAGCGGGCGCTGACCGAGATCGACAATGTGAACTGGACCCCCAAATCCGGGCGCAACCGTCTGCATTCGATGATGGAGGCGCGGCCCGATTGGGTGCTTTCACGGCAGCGGGCATGGGGTGTGCCGCTGACTTGCTTCACCAAGAAGGGTGTTTTGCCGACGGATCCTGATTTCCTGCTGCGCAATGCGGATGTGAATGCCCGGATTGTCGAGGCCTTTGAGGCCGAGGGCGCGGATTGCTGGTACGAGGATGGCGCGAAAGAGCGATTCCTGGGCAATCTGGTCAATCCCGATGACTATGATCAGGTGATGGATATTCTGGATGTGTGGTTTGATTCCGGCTCCACCCATGCCTTTACCTTGCGCGACCGCGAAGATGGCACCGAGGATGGTATCGCAGATGTCTATATGGAAGGCACCGACCAGCACCGGGGTTGGTTCCATTCATCCTTGCTGCAATCGGTGGGCACCACGGGCCGTGCGCCCTATCGCAATGTGGTGACCCATGGCTTCACGCTGGATGCCAAGGGCATGAAGATGTCCAAATCTATCGGCAACACCATCGTGCCGGAAAAGATCGTGCAGCAATATGGCGCGGATATCCTGCGCCTGTGGGTGGCGCAGACTGATTACACCGCAGATCAGCGGATTGGCGATGAGATCCTCAAGGGGGTGGCTGACAGCTATCGCCGGTTGCGCAATACGATGCGCTATATGCTGGGCTCGCTGAATGACTTCACCGAAAGTGATCGGGTGGAGCCTGCGGATATGCCAGAGCTGGAGCGCTGGGTGCTGCACCGATTGGCCGAGTTGGACGCGCAGGTGCGCGATGGCTATGCCAAGTTTGATTTCCAGGGTGTGTTCCAGGCGGTCTTTACCTTTGCCACGGTGGATCTGAGTGCGTTCTACTTCGATATCCGCAAGGATGCGCTTTATTGCGATGGCGACACCCTGCGCCGCCGGTCGGCGCGGACGGTGCTGGATATCCTGTTCCACCGGTTGACCACATGGCTTGCCCCCATCTTGGTGTTCACCACCGAAGAGATCTGGCTTGAACGTTTCCCTGGTGAAGGCAGTTCGGTGCATTTGACCGATATCCCTGAAACACCGCAAAGCTGGCTGGATGCAGATCTGGCGGCGAAATGGGCGCAGGTGCGTGCAGCGCGGCGCGTGGTGACGGCCGCGCTTGAGGTGCAGCGGGTCGAGAAGGTGATCGGAGCCTCGCTTGAGGCGGCGCCGGTGGTTTATGTCGCGGATGCAGATCAACGGGAGGCACTGGAAAGCGTGTCATTCGAGGATGTAGCGATCACCTCTGCCATCACCGTTTCTGGGGATGATGCGCCGTCAGATGCGTTCCGTTTGCCAGAGACAGAAGGCGTTGCCGTGGTTTTCGCAAAGGCGGCGGGCGACAAATGCGAGCGTTGCTGGAAGGTCCTGCCGGATGTGGGCAGCCACAGCCATGGCGGCGTTTGCGGTCGGTGCGATACTGCGGTGGAAGAGACCAACGCGGTTTAA
- a CDS encoding YcjF family protein: MAKGPVLFEIEENTAARPQVADAPPVPDILPAAPQGQAMQVAARLAARKPSLLGRLFWWLSGALVGALVSIAAWTFVTDLMARYPLLGWAMTVLIGAFLLVLSLVGLREMAAFGRLSKLDGLRHDAGQALAQKDLGAARAVTDRLVRLYQGREDTRWGRDRLKELRGDQMDAEGLLHLAEAELLAPLDQAASREVEAAARQVATVTALVPLALADVAAALTANLRMIRRVAEVYGGRSGFFGSWRLTRAVMSHLVATGAVAVGDDMLEPFLGGSILGKLSRRFGEGLVNGALTARVGVAAMEVCRPLPFAPDRRPKVRGIVKRALGGLFGAKA, encoded by the coding sequence ATGGCCAAGGGTCCGGTTCTATTTGAGATCGAAGAGAATACCGCAGCGCGCCCGCAAGTGGCCGATGCGCCGCCGGTGCCCGATATCCTGCCTGCCGCGCCACAGGGGCAGGCGATGCAGGTCGCCGCGCGGCTGGCGGCGCGAAAACCATCGCTGCTGGGCCGGTTGTTTTGGTGGTTGTCAGGTGCCTTGGTCGGGGCGCTGGTGTCCATTGCGGCATGGACCTTTGTTACGGACCTGATGGCACGGTATCCGCTGCTGGGTTGGGCGATGACGGTACTGATCGGGGCGTTTTTGCTGGTGCTGTCCTTGGTGGGCCTGCGCGAGATGGCTGCCTTTGGCCGGCTCTCCAAGCTGGACGGGCTGCGCCATGATGCGGGGCAGGCGCTGGCGCAAAAGGATCTGGGCGCGGCACGGGCGGTGACCGACCGGCTGGTCCGGCTTTATCAGGGGCGCGAGGACACCCGCTGGGGCCGGGATCGCCTGAAGGAGCTGCGCGGCGATCAAATGGATGCCGAAGGGCTGTTACATCTGGCAGAGGCGGAGCTGCTGGCGCCACTGGATCAGGCCGCCAGCCGCGAGGTCGAAGCGGCGGCACGTCAGGTGGCGACCGTGACAGCGCTGGTGCCGTTGGCGCTGGCGGATGTGGCCGCGGCACTGACGGCCAACCTGCGGATGATCCGGCGGGTGGCTGAGGTCTATGGCGGGCGATCCGGGTTTTTCGGATCCTGGCGGCTGACCCGCGCGGTGATGTCGCATCTGGTGGCAACGGGTGCGGTTGCGGTTGGCGATGATATGCTCGAGCCGTTTTTGGGCGGCTCGATCCTTGGCAAGCTCAGCCGCCGGTTTGGCGAAGGCTTGGTGAATGGTGCATTGACCGCCCGCGTCGGCGTGGCCGCGATGGAGGTGTGTCGCCCGCTGCCGTTCGCGCCGGATCGGCGCCCCAAGGTGCGCGGGATCGTCAAGCGGGCCTTGGGCGGGCTGTTTGGCGCGAAAGCTTAG
- a CDS encoding GNAT family N-acetyltransferase, with product MIALRAARSTDAGTVGGILTEFAATTDWMPKLHSGAEDIAHAGAMIKRGWVTVAEASGEVIGFSACDGADLDALYVAGAARGQGAGTALLRHVQGQHDRLTLWTFQANVGAQRFYLRHGFSEIERTDGMTTDEKLPDVRFEWQREGA from the coding sequence GTGATTGCCTTGCGGGCCGCGCGGTCCACAGATGCCGGGACCGTCGGAGGTATTCTGACCGAATTTGCCGCGACAACCGACTGGATGCCAAAGTTGCACAGCGGGGCCGAAGACATTGCCCATGCAGGCGCGATGATCAAGCGCGGTTGGGTGACCGTGGCCGAGGCAAGTGGCGAGGTGATCGGATTTTCTGCATGTGATGGCGCGGATCTGGATGCGCTTTACGTGGCGGGCGCAGCGCGGGGGCAGGGGGCCGGAACGGCGCTTTTGCGCCACGTGCAAGGCCAGCATGACAGGCTGACGCTTTGGACGTTTCAGGCCAATGTAGGGGCGCAGCGGTTCTACCTGCGTCACGGATTTTCCGAAATAGAGCGCACGGATGGGATGACCACCGACGAAAAACTGCCGGATGTGCGGTTCGAATGGCAAAGAGAGGGCGCGTGA